Below is a genomic region from Deltaproteobacteria bacterium.
CAATTCTCCATAAGTCTTTCGATCCACTAAGGAGAGGGAACAGTTTGTCGTAGAGCCTCCTTCAAGGAATGATCCTGAAATATTGGAACAGGTGATCGTAGGGCTACTATTCCCTTCCGGTGTCAAGGCAACCGTGGAGGTTAATCTGTCGCCATCAGGGTCAGAAATAGTCCAGCCGATAGTAAAATTTTGGGGTTGGATTGCCGATCCATTGGTCGGGCTGAAGGTCACGCCTGAAATGCTGGGTGGGTTGTTGACAACTGTCACATCAAAATCGACCTGGGCCTGATCCCGAAAGTTCCCATTGGTAAAGGTCAAGACACAACTGACCCGACGCGAGCGCTGGGCAGCGGTGACATTCGGGGGAGTCAGGGAAACAATGGAACCTAATCCGGAGAAATTAAACCCTGAAGAATCGCTGCACAACCAGCTGTAGATCTTCGACTGGGAATCAAACGGCCCATCGCAGAGGGAAGCATCGAGTTGCAAAGCGGCAGTTTCAGCAACCGGACCGGAGGTCGGACTGCTATCCAACAACAATCTCGCGACCGCTCCGAAAACGGTCACAGGAGCGCTGTTTTGGAGTCTTACGGGAACAGTCTTGCGATCGGTATTCCCCAAAGAATCTGCTACAACCAATTCCACCTGATACGCCCCATCGGGAAGATCGGTCACCAGGTAATCGACCGACGCCGAAAAGCGCGTGGTGGAACTATCCTGATCGGTCAACGGAACCGTTACGGTGAACGGGTTGTCCTGATTCCGCAGGAGGACCGAAACAGAACTGATCCCGGAGGGGTCGTTTGCCTCCAGGCCAAAGCTCAACTTATCCCGAATGATCTGGTCGGCTGTGAGACCTGACTCGAGGATAGCAGGCCCAAGGTTGTCGATCGGGTTATAGGCAGCGAAAGTCAGGATCGTATCACGGACAATGTCGAACTCATCGGTCACCCGGACGGTCAAGGAGATCTGCCCAACATTCGGCCCTGCCACAAACCGGAGGGTGTTGAGCTTGATCTTCAGTTGTTTGTCATCGAAGTTGGTGGAAAGCAGCTCAAATCCGTAGTGAGGAGAGACCACCTCCATTGATTTCAGATCAAAAGGGGTCTCAGCCTCGAGGATCAGTTCTACCTCACCCCGAAGGGCAGCAATCGGATCGGAACCCGAAGGCGGGAGACCGACGGAGGGATTTACGCCCAACGGATCGTCCCGAGAACCGCTGACCCTTGCTCCTCGTGGGAGACTTTCCGTAGAACGGGGATCGCTCCCATAACCAACCTCAATCAAGTTGTTGTAAGCATCCCCATCCAGATTGAGGTCATTCGGGACCCCAGGAGTCAGGTCAAACAGTGTCTGCCAGTTCTGTTCATCTCCCTGATACTTGACATCCATTGAGCTGCCAGAAGCAACAAGTCCTCTACGGATGTAATGAGCGATCTGTACCAACTCTCCGTCCGGCTCTTCAGCCTCATAGACGACAGTCAGGTCAAACGTTTCACCTGTCGGGACCTCAACCGAACCGGTGAACCGGTTCGTCGCCCTATCCAAGGTCAGGCTGAACTTCCGACCGGGATCAATGGAGGTAACAACATAGGCGGAGAGTGGAACACCGAGGGCTGTAAGTTTTGCCGGCGGGACAGACTGAAACGCCCCTTCCCGATCTGAAGAGCCGCCGCAGGAGGCAAGCAATCCTTCCGCAAGGACTAAGGCAAAGAGAAGTAACCGTTTATTCATTTCGCCTCCAACACAGGTGCCGGCAGTTCGACTGAGATTGAGGTACCGTCACCACCACCCCCTACTCCGCCACCCAAGGCGAGCCCGAGACCGGTCCCTGTCCCGGCAAGGAGAAGTCCCCCCACAATCCAGAAGACCGGTTTCTTCCAGAAAGGTTTTCCTCCCTTCACTGTTTTTTCGGGGGTCACAACCGGTTGAAAGCTGTTCTTATTCTGTACGACGTAGGTCGAATCTGAAAAATGCGCGAGGACGAGTCGACTCCCCTCTTCCACCGCTTCATCATGATTTGAGAATGTCCCCCTCTTCTGGACAAAGCTTCCTGGCTTGGAGAGATTGACCAACGTGATAGACAAAGAACCGCTCTCCTCGGAAACCTGCAAAAGGGCAACCTGCTGAACCATCAGCCACTGACCGGCGATCACCCCCTTGCGAACGATCTCTTCTTGAGACTCTGAACCGGAAACAAGGATCCCAGCATCCGTCGGCTGCTGGTCGAGCTTTTCCTCTTGAAGCGAAAATGAATGCTCGAGGATTCCGCCGGAAGGGATCTCAACCGGTGTGACCGTCGGCTCGTACCCCTCCCTCTTCAACATCAGATAATGTCGGCCGGAAACAAGTTGTTCCAGTCGCAGAGGGGCGACCCCTCTGAAATTCCCATCGAGAAAAACCTCTGTCTTCTTTTGATCGGCATTCACCTTCAACCCCCCAACTGAAAATTTTCCATCCGAGACCTCCTGCCTTGCCCGTTCGAAGGTCGCCCGGACACGAGGTGAATGATCCCGTTCGTTTAAGACAGTCTCCGGAGAGAGACGAACCACCTCTCGAAAGGCACGAATCGCCTCCGTCGTCTCCTGAAAGGCGAGATGGATCGTCCCCATAAGAATATAAGCCGGCACGAGGTCATGAATCTCGATCGCCTTCAGCTCGCCGGATTCAATCTCTCGGATTTTTTTCTTCAGAAGACTCTTCGCGAGATCGAGCTCCATCCGGTAGTAGGCATCGGTCGACTTTCGGATGATCTGGGAAAGTTCCTGATCGGAATCCCCCTGCTCCTTGACCAGTTGACCCAAACCCCGAGCGGTCTCCTCACGACTCAGCACAACGAGAGAGGTCTCACGTGCGAGGTCATGCCGAACCCGATCGGCCATCTTCCTGACCAACGACCCCTCGCTCCCTGATGAATAGACCTCCAGAACGGCAATTTTTTTGGTGCCCTCTGCAGAGGCGAAAGACGGATAAATGGAGTAAAATAAGATCAGTAAAGAACCAACCCAGCTAACGAATCGCATGAATCCCTCAATTCTTAAAACGCGTGATTGAATTATCGGTTGTACCCGCTTCATGTTGCTTGCTTTCATTGCCTTCTTTGCTTTCTTTCTTGAGAAGGGAATACAAACGGCGTGCCAAACTTAACTATTTGAAAAATAATGATTATTAAAAATGGTGAGCGTCCGAAAATCGGACGGAGCGTTTGATTTTCGGACGGAAAGCTAACCCAAAACCCCACGGGCAAAGAGGGCCAGGTATCCCATAAGCTCCTTCGAGCTACCAATTACCCAACAGGTCTCTCCTATCGGGAGTAATCGAACCGGCTCATCCCAAGTAAGAGGTTTTGAGTCGGGACGACCATGCCATGGTGGAAGGGAGGGTCGACCTTGAAAGGCTGCTGCTGGAGGTGTCTTGCCGGCGATCCTTGCTGCACGCTCAATCCTGCTTGAGAGTGTCGAATCGCCGAGACGTTCCAGGACATGTCGTAAATTCGCCGCATGAATTAAAGGATTACTTCCGACCGCCCCCATTTCAAGAAGCTCTAAGGTCGCATCAACAGATCTCTCGACATCCCATACCCGTCTCGCCGCAGGGATTTCTGCCAGTGATCGTATCGCGGTCCCGACTCCGCCGGCGACAACATTCCTCCAATCAAATGTCTGGGGACCCTTGGCCCTAAGGGTACGATTCCTCTCCAACACCCGGACAATGGAGTTGCCATAAAGGGCTGTGCGTAAGGCCTCCAGATCGGTATCCTTCCGCATTGTGCGTGTATGCATCAGTGTCCTTAGTTCCTGCACGAGACGATCCGCCTCACGTCGAAGTTGGAAATCCAATTTGTCTGGCCTCACCCTTTCTGCTGAAAATCGAACCCAATAGGGAATTCTGAAGGGCCCAGGTTGGGCATGGGGCTCACCGGGAGCGGCATGGATCAGTGTGAGCCAAGGATTCGCCTTGGGGCCTTGAACCAGCTCAAATCCCCCCTCATCAACCATCCGAGCGAGGCGCCTGACAAAACGTTCAACCGGTTCTCCCGCCAGCCGCGTGGTAGCGGCAGAGGCAACGATACTAAATAGTGGTTTAGTAGAGATAGCTGGCATAAAAATTGGACAGTTGGTGTATCGACGAGAGAGAAAATTGGTTGCTAAGTGACTTAAAAAAATCGGGGCAGCTTATAGAAGCTACCCCGATTAAGAACAGCAAAACTTAGTGGTGGCTTATTCCTCTGACTGCTTGATTGTCCCGAATGGTGTCGCCGTCCCGCGCTCAACTGTCCCACCCCTGACCGCACGCTGCTGGCCTGGAGGGACACAACCGGCCTTTTTGATCTCCTTCGAGGCCCCTAGCTTAAAGAGCCTGATCCCACCCTTTTCCTCAGAGAGCTCTTTGGAAACAACCTTGTCGTCTTGCATCAAAATACAGCTGTGTTCACCGTAAAACCATGCCGAATACCCCTCGGCATAAGGATCGATCCGTGATGGACCCCCCTTCATCTCTGTCATGACCATCTGACCCGTCATGCCGGGGACAATCTTGTCCCACTTGGGGCCAGCGGCACATGCGGCTAATGCCATAATGGCAACGCCGAGAATGACGATTGATTTCATATGATTCCTCCTTGTTTTTCTATTTCTAGAGAGTGTCAAAATGCCACAATAGGAAAAAAAGTAAAGTTTTCTTTCAAACGGTCACCTCTTAAACTGTAAAAAGAAGATAAACGCCTGTTGCGATGATATTGAAAAGCGCAAGTGGCAACAGCCCCTTCCACCCAAAGGACATCACCTGATCATAACGAAATCGTGGCAGCGTCCAACGGACCCAGACAAAAAAGAAACAGAAAAGCGTCACCTTCGTGAGGAAGGACCCCATTTGACAGGCGGCAGCAAAAACCGATCGTGCCCAATCCGGCAGGATCGGGACCCCTACATAATAGAGATAAAATCCTAAACCGAATCCGACAAGGATCGCCGGAATCCCTAAAACAAACACTTCATAGTCACGAAGGTCTCGATATTTTCCACGTCGGAACTTCGACAGCAGAAGGAGACCGGCCAGGATCGAAATAACGCCTGCCGCGAGAAGGACCATTCTCAGATAAAAGGAGGCCCCTTCTTTTAACATCTCCGTCGAAAGAAATGGGACCTGCCAACCGCCGAAGAAAAGCGAGACAATCACGGCAGAAGCAACAACCATCGCCACATACTCGGCCATAAAAAAGAGGGCGAATTTCATGCTCGAATATTCGACATGAAAACCGGCGACCAACTCCGATTCCCCTTCAGGGAGGTCAAAAGGGATCCGATTCGTCTCGGCAAAGACTGCCATGACGAAGAGCACAAAGGCGAGCGGCTGTTTCAGAAAATACCAGTTCCAGGGCGCCGTCCCCTGAGAACGGACGATCTCGCCGAGACTCACAGACTCCGAAAGCATGAAGATGGAAACGATCGAAAGTCCGAGCGCCACCTCATAGCTGATCATCTGAGACGAGGCACGCAGTCCTCCAAGAAAGGAATACTTGTTGTTCGAGGACCACCCCGCCAACAGGATCCCATAAATAGCGAGCGAGCTCATCGAGAAGAGGTAAAGAACACCGACGTTCAGATCAGCGACCTGGAGCGGAATCTTCCACTTCCCAAGCTGCAGCTCATCTCCAAAAGGGATCACGGCGACTGTCACGAAATAGATAAACATCGTGAGGAACGGGGCCAAGACAAAATAAAACTTGTTCGCCCCTGCCGGGATAAATTCCTCCTTCGTCAGGAGCTTGATGACATCGGCCAGATTATGAAGCATCCCACCAAGACGAATCCCGAAAATACTGGCGCGATTCGGACCACGCCGATCCTGCATATACGCTGCCCCTTTTCGCTCAAACCAGATCAGCAGCGGGATAAAATTCAGAACAATGACGGGAATTAAAATGACCTTGATTAATGTGGTGGTGATTTCCATTCTCTCTGGATCTCCTTAAAAATTTCGGAGGCCTGCCTCGCCTCGCCGGGTGGGGAGAAGGCAGGCAGGATTTCTTGTCTCATCCCCTTCTTGTTGGTGAAGGTTCCCTCGGACTCGGCCCAGCTCGCGATCGGGAAAATGAGATCGGCATATTCGTATTCGGAACTCTGGTGCGACACAAAAAGGGCGACCTTTCGACCCTTTTCAAATGAAAGCGGTTGGATCACCGACTCAGCCACCCCTCCCAGGATCACAAACCCCTGATACCTCCGAAAATCGGAAGCCGGAATCGGATTCATCCCTAATGCGGTAACGCCGGCACGATTTGGATTTTTATCTGGTGAAATCAGGAATTGATCTTGTGAAGGATGATCGACCTCTTTTGCATGGAAATAAAAATCCTGGACACCGATCTCACGTAGACATTCCATCATTGCAAGATTGTCTTCATTGGTTCCCCAGGCAGAACCGATCCCGACAATGGCGCTCGAATCGATCCCGCGAAAAATTTGAACAAGCATCTCGATCGCCTTTTTCATCCGAACCCCCTCTAATCCTTTTTCCGTACGAACGAATGGCGTCCGGAGGCGATTCGGTTCATTGACCTCTTTGTAGGTCATCCGCCCCTCGTCACACATCCAGCCTTGGTTCACCTCCGGATTCTCGCGGGGGAGGAGGCGATAAATGATACCTTTGTTGTGCTGGATCTTAATGTTGCAACCGGTCGAGCAACCGGGACAAATCGAATCGGTCGACTTCAGAAACCAGACACGCTGCTTGAATCGGAAATCGGAACTCGTGAGGGCACCGACTGGGCAAACATCCACCGTATTCAATGAATATGGATTGCCGAGTGCCTTGCCGGGATAACAGGTCAGTTCCGTATGATCTCCCCTCTCGATAAAACAGAGTTGGTCCTCGTGCGCGATCTCCTGACAAAAACGGATACAGCGCGAACAAAGGATACAACGCTCCATATCGAGCATCACATGAGGACCGAGCGGGATCGCCTTATCCTTATGAACCTTCTCCTCCTCCATCCTTGAGACCTTCAGGTCATGTTGCATGTAATACTCTTGGAGCTTACACTCACCCGCCTGATCACAGACAGGGCAGTCAATCGGATGATTGACTAAAATAAATTCGAGCACCCCCTGCCGCGCCTCAAGAACTCGGGGGTTCTTCGTGTGTACGACCATCCCCTCGGTCGCCTTTGTATTACAGGCGATCTGAAGCTTCGGCATCTTTTCGATCTCGACCTGGCAGATCCGGCAGTTCCCGGCAATCGAGAGCTTCGGGTGGTAACAATAATGAGGGACCTCGGCCCCAACCTTGCGCGCTGCCTCGATCAGATTCGTCCCCTCAGGGACTTCAATTTGTTTACCGTCAATCGTTAGCTTGGGCATGGGCAACCTTTTCTACATGTTTTCCCTAGAAAACAAATAAATAGATCGAGCTGTATTTGCCAGCAACTGCTTTCTGAAGAAGAGCGATATAATTAATATAACGGTTTTATGCAGAGATCTATTTTATTTTTCTTAGCAATCCCGCTTCTCCTGCTCGGTTGTTTGGAGAACTTGCCGGGAGATGATCAAGATCAGGAGCCTGGAATTACCGCCTCAGAAGGGGTAACAGAAGATACTTCAATAGAAGACGAAGAGTCTCAGGAACTCCCATTAATCACGACGGGAGGGATGCCTCTGCTACCGGCCTCCTCTCCACAGCCGGCCACGAAAAAATGGCAGCCGAATCCGGAGAAGAGCGCCCCTGTTTCAACCTGTTTCCCTGAAAAGATCGAGTTGGATGAAGGGCCCGGGCCACATTCAAATTCAATCGATACGAATAGCTGGAAGGGAGAGATTGTTTACGTCGGTGGTCAAACCGATGGTGATGGTCAAAAAGAGACGCCGTTTCGAGCCCTCAGTGAGGCATTGGATAAAACCAGAGATACGAAGACTCCAACACTAATCCTTGTCGCGGGGGGCACATACGAGGAGCCGAGTCTCTCTGTCGGAGGGGGACAGTATCTGATCGGCGGCTTCGATCCGAAAAACTGGGAACGAGACCTTTCCAGCCATCCTTCCGTCATTCAACTCACAAAAGGTTCCCTTTCCATTTCAAACAATTTTTCAATCGATTCGAAATCAAAACCGATACTGATCGATGGATTTGAGATCACTGGGGCAAAGACCAGGGAGCCGACGATCAAGATCGTCAATA
It encodes:
- a CDS encoding PEGA domain-containing protein is translated as MRFVSWVGSLLILFYSIYPSFASAEGTKKIAVLEVYSSGSEGSLVRKMADRVRHDLARETSLVVLSREETARGLGQLVKEQGDSDQELSQIIRKSTDAYYRMELDLAKSLLKKKIREIESGELKAIEIHDLVPAYILMGTIHLAFQETTEAIRAFREVVRLSPETVLNERDHSPRVRATFERARQEVSDGKFSVGGLKVNADQKKTEVFLDGNFRGVAPLRLEQLVSGRHYLMLKREGYEPTVTPVEIPSGGILEHSFSLQEEKLDQQPTDAGILVSGSESQEEIVRKGVIAGQWLMVQQVALLQVSEESGSLSITLVNLSKPGSFVQKRGTFSNHDEAVEEGSRLVLAHFSDSTYVVQNKNSFQPVVTPEKTVKGGKPFWKKPVFWIVGGLLLAGTGTGLGLALGGGVGGGGDGTSISVELPAPVLEAK
- a CDS encoding LamG domain-containing protein, producing MNKRLLLFALVLAEGLLASCGGSSDREGAFQSVPPAKLTALGVPLSAYVVTSIDPGRKFSLTLDRATNRFTGSVEVPTGETFDLTVVYEAEEPDGELVQIAHYIRRGLVASGSSMDVKYQGDEQNWQTLFDLTPGVPNDLNLDGDAYNNLIEVGYGSDPRSTESLPRGARVSGSRDDPLGVNPSVGLPPSGSDPIAALRGEVELILEAETPFDLKSMEVVSPHYGFELLSTNFDDKQLKIKLNTLRFVAGPNVGQISLTVRVTDEFDIVRDTILTFAAYNPIDNLGPAILESGLTADQIIRDKLSFGLEANDPSGISSVSVLLRNQDNPFTVTVPLTDQDSSTTRFSASVDYLVTDLPDGAYQVELVVADSLGNTDRKTVPVRLQNSAPVTVFGAVARLLLDSSPTSGPVAETAALQLDASLCDGPFDSQSKIYSWLCSDSSGFNFSGLGSIVSLTPPNVTAAQRSRRVSCVLTFTNGNFRDQAQVDFDVTVVNNPPSISGVTFSPTNGSAIQPQNFTIGWTISDPDGDRLTSTVALTPEGNSSPTITCSNISGSFLEGGSTTNCSLSLVDRKTYGELASPLTLAARTRYTVTVTTSDNISPVSASTSGIVTDDNLIGWWRLDEGSGTTTEDSSGNGNNGTLIGSPDWADGSLQFDGVNDYVEIPDNPLWNFGSGDFAIELWANFSDLAAIHNLIGQSNGGGSQDKWGIGYNYPLTGGIGFHMQGSIAEDLGATASLSTGEWHQIVLVRDRDRWEFYLDGEKISSEFFTGSVPNSTSTLKIGVDGELWRYFQGSLDEIAIYNRALTVDEIRQSCRRTSSSVASGEGGCPDPREPIILTPLPNQVLPPTRAYWSWRGERGREGELLYDDLEYSVTFKELRQGIFPWIGPIDRGKTTTGYLIEPFNPATQFDTDFELKVTATQGSQTFDFTRLFSTDNSVVGWWSFDEVSGTGVGDLSGNSPLNQGSLYGPLSSSRWRNDGILETALRFNGQENY
- a CDS encoding (2Fe-2S)-binding protein produces the protein MPKLTIDGKQIEVPEGTNLIEAARKVGAEVPHYCYHPKLSIAGNCRICQVEIEKMPKLQIACNTKATEGMVVHTKNPRVLEARQGVLEFILVNHPIDCPVCDQAGECKLQEYYMQHDLKVSRMEEEKVHKDKAIPLGPHVMLDMERCILCSRCIRFCQEIAHEDQLCFIERGDHTELTCYPGKALGNPYSLNTVDVCPVGALTSSDFRFKQRVWFLKSTDSICPGCSTGCNIKIQHNKGIIYRLLPRENPEVNQGWMCDEGRMTYKEVNEPNRLRTPFVRTEKGLEGVRMKKAIEMLVQIFRGIDSSAIVGIGSAWGTNEDNLAMMECLREIGVQDFYFHAKEVDHPSQDQFLISPDKNPNRAGVTALGMNPIPASDFRRYQGFVILGGVAESVIQPLSFEKGRKVALFVSHQSSEYEYADLIFPIASWAESEGTFTNKKGMRQEILPAFSPPGEARQASEIFKEIQREWKSPPH
- a CDS encoding NADH-quinone oxidoreductase subunit H; the protein is MEITTTLIKVILIPVIVLNFIPLLIWFERKGAAYMQDRRGPNRASIFGIRLGGMLHNLADVIKLLTKEEFIPAGANKFYFVLAPFLTMFIYFVTVAVIPFGDELQLGKWKIPLQVADLNVGVLYLFSMSSLAIYGILLAGWSSNNKYSFLGGLRASSQMISYEVALGLSIVSIFMLSESVSLGEIVRSQGTAPWNWYFLKQPLAFVLFVMAVFAETNRIPFDLPEGESELVAGFHVEYSSMKFALFFMAEYVAMVVASAVIVSLFFGGWQVPFLSTEMLKEGASFYLRMVLLAAGVISILAGLLLLSKFRRGKYRDLRDYEVFVLGIPAILVGFGLGFYLYYVGVPILPDWARSVFAAACQMGSFLTKVTLFCFFFVWVRWTLPRFRYDQVMSFGWKGLLPLALFNIIATGVYLLFTV